GTCGCTTCGGTGACGAACTGGCTGGTGTGCATCGGCTTGCCGTCGCTGCCGTCGCCCTTCTCGCCCGCTTCCTCGATCAGCTCGTCGAGCTGCTGCTGGTTGCGCTGGATATAGGCGGAGAGCTTTTCCGACGCGGCACGCGGCGTATCCTTCAGCGCGCGCGAAAGCTGCGGCACGACCGCGCGGACGTCGCCGACCAGCGGGATGTCGATCGGGCGATTGACGCCGATCGCGGTCGGGTCCTGCTGGACATAGATCCACTTGCGGTTGGCTTCATTGTCGACCCAGTGGCGCCAGCGGCCATAATGGCTCGGCTCGCCCAGTTCGGTAGCCAGCGCGACGCAGCAATCGCTTTCCACTACCGCGTCGATCGACACTTCGGAGAAGCCGTAGGCGAAGGTGCGCTCTTCAAGTCCTTCGATATAGCTGGTGCCGCCCGAGGTCTGGATCACCGGGCACTGCATCAGATCAGCGAGTTCCTTCACCGCCGCGCCCGACTTGCTGGTGTGCACGCCGTGACCGACCAACAGGATCGGGTTCTTGGCGTTGCGGATCGCTTCGGCGGCCTCGGCGATACGGTCGCCATCGGCGCCCTGATTGGTCAGGCGATAGCGATGCGGCGGCAGGATCGGGCCAAGATCGACATCCTCGAGGATCACGTTTGAGGGATATTCGATATAGGCCGGGCCGGGCGTGCCCGACATCGCAACGCGGATCGCCTCGCGAACGATTTCGTCGACCTGATCGGCATATTCGATCGAGCTCGAATATTTGACCGAATCCTCGATCATCGGTTCCTGCCGGACGAACTGGATGCGGCCGCGACGCACGCGGCGCTCGGTGACGCGCGCGCGCTGCCCGCCGAGGAAGATGACCGGATCATTCTCGACCTTGGCGCACTGGATCGCCGGCATCAGATTGGCGAGGCCCGGCCCGAGCGTGCCGATGCACAGCGCCGGCTTGCCGGTGATGCGCGCCGCAGCGGCTGCCATATGGCCAGCCGAGGCTTCATGGTGCGGCGAAACGACGGTCCAGCCGCGCTTTTCGGCTTCGAGGAACAGGTGGACGAAGTTCGGATCGGGGATGCCGAACAGCGTGTTGATACCTTCCGCCTCGAACAGGTCGAGCATCCGCTTATAGACGGGAATACCCTTTTTTTCGCCGTCTGCGGCCTGGGGAGCGGGCTTCGGATCGTCGTAGCTCATAAATACCTCTGAAAAGCGATCCCGCCCAACAGGGCGGCACCAGTTGCATGCACGGTGCGGCGGTGTCGCCGCGGTCAAATCACTCGATGTCGAGCAGGGTCGGCGCGCCCTCGCCGATATATTCGGCCAGGTTGCGGTGGAGGTTGATGACTTTCTGCTCCTGATGCGGATTGGGCAAAGGTCCGCGAAAGCCGCTCGACTTCATCCCCTTCTGGACGAATTCCATATTGGCGAAATCCTGTTCGAGGACGGCACCCCAATTCTCGGCGGTCGGTTCGGCATAGACCCACTCGGTCTCGGGCTCCTCGCCTTCGGGGAAGCGTTCGAGCGCATAGCTTTCGAACACGCATTTGCTGGGATCGTCGCCATAGGGGCGCACGCGATAGCAAAGCGCATAGGTGGCGCCGTGCAGGATGTTCTGATTGGGGAACAGACCCCAGGCGAGCCCCGATTCCTTCTGCACGTCCTCGGGAATTTCGGGCCATATCACGCCGCGCGCGGCGTCGTCCTTCTTGGCCGAAGCGATCCAGTGCGCGATGACTTCGCCCGGCGTGGCATCTTCGGGAAGCTCGTCCTTGAGGCGACTCGCCGCTTTGACAAGCGTCTCGGTCGAGGCGGAATAATTGACCGTCTCGTAATTCTCGCGGATCAGCTCATAGGTCGAAACGCGCGGATCGAGCCCCGCCTTGCCCGAACGCGTCGTGCCGCCGCTCGTCTCGGTCTTGTAGTCGGCTTCGCGCACGTCGTAGCCCGACACCGCGTGCAGCCCGAACTGCTTGGAATAGGCGTAATAATCGCCATAGGCGAGCAGCTGGGTATGCGTTCCCGCGACGTGATAGGGCTCGAGAAACGCCTCGATCGCGGTCTTCCAGTTGCACGGATAGATCGCCCATTGCCGCCATTTGTAGCGCATCTTCGAAAGCTCGTGCGCTTCGAGGATCTCGCCCGCGCGGCCCATCCATTGCTTCAGCGGAGCGGCGTCGGGGTCCATCGAGATATAGATGAACCCGCCCCATGTATCGACCTTCACTTCGGAAAGGCAGGTCATCTCCGGCGTCAGCTTGTTATGCCAGTCCTGGGGATCGAGAATATAGGTGTTCTCGCCGTCCTGATTGAACGTCCAGCCGTGAAAGCCACAGACGAAGCTCTTGCGCTGATTGCCGCGCACGTCATGCACCTTGCCCGGCAGCATATCGGGAACGCTCACCAGCTGGCGACCGCGATGCGGGCAGACATTGTGGAACGCCTTGAGCGACCCGTCATCCTTGCGCAGCACGATGATCGATTCATCGGCGACGTTGTACGTCATCCAGTCGCCCGGATTGGGCAGGTCTTCTTCGCGCTCGACCATCTGCCACACCTTGGGCCAGAGGCGCGCCTTCTCCGCCTCCAGATAGTCGCGCGAAAGAAACGCGGTGGTCGGGTACGTCGCCAGCTTCTCGGCGTCCATGTCGCTTGCAGCGATCCCGTGCGACGTGAATTTTTCCGGCTTGTTCATGACATCCTCCGGCTTGCCTGCCTGATGGTCCGCCCGCTTCTTACGAGAAGGTCAGCCCGGTCATTTCCCCGTCTGCGCGCCAATCGGCGCACAGTTTCTGAAACGCATCCCAGCCGGGGCCGTATCCGCGGAAGAGCGCCCATTTGGGCTTCTTCTCGCCTTCGTTGTTGAAATAGCTCGGCGGGCATTGCGATTGGAATTCGGACAGGTCGATTTCCAGCGCCTCGAAGGTGCGGACATAATCGTCCTGCGCTTCCTTGGTCGGCTCGACCGCCTTGGCGCCGCGCTTGGCGGTTTCCGAAATGATATGCGCGATATGCTCGCCCTGCCGCCCGAACTGCTCGGTCACCGTGGCGTTGAGCCCCCCCTGGATATAGCCGACGAAATACATGTTCGGGAAACCGTGGGTCATCGTGCCGTGCAGCGTCAGCGGCCCGTCGCGCCAGTGATCGTAGATCGAGCGCCCGTCGCGCCCCGCCACCACGTCCATGCCCCAGCGGCGTTCGAGGTCGCTGGTCACTTCGAACCCGCTGGCGAAGATCACGCAATCGGCCTGGTATTCCTTGCCGTTGGCGATGAAGCCGCCTTCGGTCAGCTCCTGCAGCCCCTTGGTCTCCGAAACGTCGACCAGTTCGACATTGGGCTTGTTGAACGCCGGATAATATTCGTTGCTCGAAAGCGGGCGTTTGCAGAGGAAGCGGTAATAGGGCTTGAGCGCCTCGGCCGTT
This genomic interval from Sphingosinithalassobacter tenebrarum contains the following:
- a CDS encoding thiamine pyrophosphate-binding protein, which translates into the protein MSYDDPKPAPQAADGEKKGIPVYKRMLDLFEAEGINTLFGIPDPNFVHLFLEAEKRGWTVVSPHHEASAGHMAAAAARITGKPALCIGTLGPGLANLMPAIQCAKVENDPVIFLGGQRARVTERRVRRGRIQFVRQEPMIEDSVKYSSSIEYADQVDEIVREAIRVAMSGTPGPAYIEYPSNVILEDVDLGPILPPHRYRLTNQGADGDRIAEAAEAIRNAKNPILLVGHGVHTSKSGAAVKELADLMQCPVIQTSGGTSYIEGLEERTFAYGFSEVSIDAVVESDCCVALATELGEPSHYGRWRHWVDNEANRKWIYVQQDPTAIGVNRPIDIPLVGDVRAVVPQLSRALKDTPRAASEKLSAYIQRNQQQLDELIEEAGEKGDGSDGKPMHTSQFVTEATRAFPEDGIMIRDGGATVIFQWTYSQCKPHDVIWNQNYGHIGTGLPYATGAMLADQAATGKVRPGMLLTSDSSFLFHVGELEVAVRKNLPLICVVGVDFQWGLEVGVYKRTFGQGTAETGTHWSDKVRMDKIGEGFGCYGEYVTKAEDIGPAIQRAYAHGGPAVIHVPIDPKANSEEMPNYSEFRTWYAEGTQ
- a CDS encoding aromatic ring-hydroxylating oxygenase subunit alpha; amino-acid sequence: MNKPEKFTSHGIAASDMDAEKLATYPTTAFLSRDYLEAEKARLWPKVWQMVEREEDLPNPGDWMTYNVADESIIVLRKDDGSLKAFHNVCPHRGRQLVSVPDMLPGKVHDVRGNQRKSFVCGFHGWTFNQDGENTYILDPQDWHNKLTPEMTCLSEVKVDTWGGFIYISMDPDAAPLKQWMGRAGEILEAHELSKMRYKWRQWAIYPCNWKTAIEAFLEPYHVAGTHTQLLAYGDYYAYSKQFGLHAVSGYDVREADYKTETSGGTTRSGKAGLDPRVSTYELIRENYETVNYSASTETLVKAASRLKDELPEDATPGEVIAHWIASAKKDDAARGVIWPEIPEDVQKESGLAWGLFPNQNILHGATYALCYRVRPYGDDPSKCVFESYALERFPEGEEPETEWVYAEPTAENWGAVLEQDFANMEFVQKGMKSSGFRGPLPNPHQEQKVINLHRNLAEYIGEGAPTLLDIE